In Chanodichthys erythropterus isolate Z2021 chromosome 7, ASM2448905v1, whole genome shotgun sequence, a genomic segment contains:
- the cimap1b gene encoding ciliary microtubule associated protein 1B: MSPVDVWVGSWRPHRPRGPIAAMYNSPGPTYALPGATGMNNHDPRMQKGPAFSFGTRHRHLEANFSPGPGYLVPSNITRVGRDGTPAYSVYGRRKDIQPFKTPGPGSYSPENATKTTYYSPPAFSLSARTKLFRNDQTPGPAAYMLPPVLGPRVVNKTAAPNVSFSGRSPIGSFHEDLRKTPGPGTYQVVDSCVYKHKAPQYSITGRNIMPGDTTKKPGPGAHHPERVTFTGIKAPSFSFGIRHSEYIAPIIVDGGD, from the exons ATGTCACCTGTGGATGTATGGGTGGGGTCTTGGAGGCCCCACAGACCAAGGGGCCCCATTGCTGCGATGTATAACAGTCCAGGGCCAACATACGCTCTCCCAGGGGCAACTG GAATGAACAACCATGACCCGCGGATGCAGAAAGGCCCAGCGTTTAGCTTCGGCACGCGTCATCGTCATTTGGAGGCCAACTTTTCCCCAGGGCCCGGATACCTCGTTCCCTCCAACATCACCAGGGTGGGTCGGGACGGAACCCCTGCGTATTCTGTCTACGGCCGACGGAAGGACATTCAGCCCTTTAAGACCCCTGGCCCAG GCAGTTACTCCCCTGAAAATGCAACAAAGACCACCTATTACTCGCCCCCTGCGTTCTCCCTCTCTGCGAGAACTAAATTGTTCCGCAATGACCAAACACCAG GTCCAGCTGCGTACATGCTTCCTCCAGTATTAGGGCCAAGAGTCGTGAATAAAACAGCCGCTCCAAATGTCTCCTTCAGCGGTCGTAGTCCTATTGGCAGCTTCCATGAAGATTTACGGAAG ACTCCAGGCCCAGGGACCTACCAAGTGGTGGATTCATGTGTGTACAAACACAAGGCTCCTCAGTACAGCATAACCGGTCGCAACATAATGCCTGGGGACACTACCAAGAAACCAGGACCTGGAGCCCACCATCCAGAAAGG GTTACTTTCACAGGAATCAAAGCTCCCAGCTTCTCCTTTGGAATTCGTCATTCCGAGTACATTGCTCCCATAATTGTGGATGGTGGTGATTAA